DNA sequence from the Sneathiella sp. P13V-1 genome:
GCGTCAGATACGCCATCGCGATCAGCATTGGTACGACAATTGCCAAAATCTGCGCCAAAATGATCACAGTTGGCAGCAAGTATGTTTCCCAAAACTCAACCATTTGTGCCTGTTCCCTCTACTGCACCAGAAACGAACTGCTGGCTGCATTCAGCCATAATGCCGCTGGCACGTGAAATTGCGTTGGTGAGGTAATTGTCAGCAATCGGGTTTTTGAACGGTGCATCGCTCAAGTCACCTGCTGTTCCAAATGCGCCCCACTCGGCTGATGTCAGCATGTCCACATCAGCAAGATGCGGCGCGACCTCAACCATTTTTGCGCGAAGCTCATCAATGTTGTTGTAAGGCAGTGTTTTGCCTGCGACTTCGGACAGGGCCCGAAGGATTGTCCAGTCTTCGCGGGCATCACCCGGACCAAACACTGCGCGGTTACCAAGCTGCGGGCGACCTTCTGTGTTGACCCAAATGCCATCTTTCTCGGTGTAGGCAACACCTGGCAGAATTACGTCTGCAACATGTGCCCCTGCATCACCGTGACTGCCCTGATAAATCACAAAGGATTTTTCCAGCTTGGAAGTATCCAGTTCATCAGCACCCAGCAGATAAACAACATCCACGTCACCGGCTTCGGCGGCTGCCAGAATGCCTGCAACATCTTTTCCGCCTTCACCCGGCACCAGACCAAGGTCGAGACCGGCAACACGTGATGCGGCTGTATGAAGAACGTTAAATCCGTTCCAGCCATCGTTCACCACACCAAAGTCATCTGCCATTTTCTTGGCAAGAGCCAGAACTGCAGCCCCGTCTTCACGGGAAAGCGCGCCCTGTCCGATGATGATCATTGGGCGTTCAGCTTTTTTGAGGACGTCAGCGAAAGAATGTTTACCTTCTGCGACTTCCTGCAGGGATTTTGTGCCCGCACCAACATATTCGTGCTTGTAAGTCAGATCAGCTTCCTCACCGATCAGTGCGATCGGGAAGTTGCCTTTCTTCCAACGTTTACGAATACGTGCGTTGATAAGGGAAGCTTCCTGACGTGGGTTAGATCCGATAATCAGAAGCGCGTCTGCTTCATCAATGCCAGCAATACCGGAATTGAAGATGTAAGCTGCACGGGAAGATGCATCCAGTTTCGCGCCGTCCTGACGACAATCGATGTTCGCAACCTCGTAGGCGTCCATCAGATCTTTCAACGCTTTCATGCTTTCCGCACAAACAACATCACCTGAGATTGCTGCGATCTTGGAAGCTTCCGTTGCGTTTAGCTTGTCAGCAACCACTTGCAGGGCTTCATCCCATCCAACTGCCTGTA
Encoded proteins:
- the nuoG gene encoding NADH-quinone oxidoreductase subunit NuoG — translated: MPTLTVDGVEVTVEDGATILQACEEAGAEIPRFCYHERLSIAGNCRMCLVEMEKAPKLVASCAMPAGDGMVIHTNTEKVKNGREGAMEFLLINHPLDCPICDQGGECDLQDQSMTYGSGNSRYLESKRAVKEKFMGPLIKTTMTRCIHCTRCVRFATEVAGVDELGALNRGEHTEIVTYLEEALNSELSGNIIDLCPVGALTSKPYAFTARPWELRKTESVDALDAVGANIRIDSKGQEVMRILPRLNEDINEEWLSDRSRFSYDGLKRQRLDTPYVRKDGKLQAVGWDEALQVVADKLNATEASKIAAISGDVVCAESMKALKDLMDAYEVANIDCRQDGAKLDASSRAAYIFNSGIAGIDEADALLIIGSNPRQEASLINARIRKRWKKGNFPIALIGEEADLTYKHEYVGAGTKSLQEVAEGKHSFADVLKKAERPMIIIGQGALSREDGAAVLALAKKMADDFGVVNDGWNGFNVLHTAASRVAGLDLGLVPGEGGKDVAGILAAAEAGDVDVVYLLGADELDTSKLEKSFVIYQGSHGDAGAHVADVILPGVAYTEKDGIWVNTEGRPQLGNRAVFGPGDAREDWTILRALSEVAGKTLPYNNIDELRAKMVEVAPHLADVDMLTSAEWGAFGTAGDLSDAPFKNPIADNYLTNAISRASGIMAECSQQFVSGAVEGTGTNG